TAGATGCAAAGACGGGTGCCCGGCTCTATTTCAAATGTGAAAATTTACAGCACACCGGTGCGTTTAAATTCCGCGGCGCCTGTCACGCACTTCTGCAACTAACAAAGGCCGAACGTGCAGCAGGCGTTTATACCGTATCTTCCGGCAACCATGGGGCAGCCCTCGCCTGTGCAGGACACCTTTTAGGGGTTGCGGTCGAAGTTGCAGTTCCCAGCAACGCGCCGGATGTTAAAAAGAAACACATGGCTCGATTTGGGGCGAAAATAACCGAAATCGAACCCGGTATGGCCGCACGTGAAGCTTTTGTGGCGAATAAATGCACAAAAACCGATGCATTGTTTGTACCTCCTTATGATCATCCTGCGATTATTGCTGGCCAAGCGACAGCGGCGTTAGAGCTCATTAAATCCACCCCCGATCTTAATTCACTCATTGCGCCTGTGGGCGGTGGTGGGCTCCTTTCAGGAACCGCTATGGTGGGTCACAGTCAAGAAATAAACGTTTATGGTGCGGAGCCAGAAAGCGTGAACGACGCATGGGAATCACTTCAACTCGGGAGCATTCAACCTGCTAAAGGAGTAAGAAGTATCTGTGATGGTTTGTTAACGAGCCTAGGCAAACATACCTTTCCCATTTTACAGCGGTACGTGAAAGAAATTCTCTGTATTTCAGAGCAAGAAATCGTAGATGCTATGCACCTCATTTGGCAGGAGCTCAAGGTTGTCGTCGAGCCTTCATCTGCTACCGTACTTGCTGCCGTCATAAAATACCCCTCACAGTTTCATGGCCACCGAATCGGGCTCATTTTAAGTGGTGGTAATGTTGATGTAAGCAAGTTACCTTGGCCTGTTGAGTTGATGGAGCGCCCATGAAGATTAATTGGTCTACCCTCACGGTTCCTACAGTTCTAGTGAACAGAACCCGTGCTAAGCGAAATATTGCCAATATGAAAGCCCGCGCTGAGGGCGCTGAGGTGCAACTGCGGCCGCATTTTAAAACACATCAATCACACATTATTGGTAAATGGTTTGGCGAACCAGAAACCACGCCCATTGCGGTTTCATCACTCTCTATGGCGCTCTATTTTGCCGACCATAGATGGCAAGATATTCACTTGGCTATTCCTTTGAATCCGCGAGAGATTCCTGCACTTAGTAGCCTAGCAAGTCGCGCCCAACTCACGCTTACCATAGAGCATGAGGACGCGCTAACGGTGCTAGATAGCTTGGCACACAGCGTGGGCGTTCGAGTTGAAGTAGATACAGGCTACGGACGAACGGGCATGCACTGGCAGCAACATGCTCGCATACGAAAACTGCTCGATGCATTACAGGCACACTCGAAAGTAACAGATATTGGCCTCATGGTTCACAGTGGGCATAGTTATCAGGAGCGAGGCGAAGCGGGCATTCGTGTCGTGCATCAAGAAAGCTCACACCGCCTAAAAGAGCTCCTCGACATGATGAAATGGCAAGGTGAGCCGCTAGTGGTTTCGGTGGGAGATACACCTACATGCAGTCGTATGAATCACTTCCCCGGTGCGACTGAAATTCGCCCCGGAAACTACGTATTTTATGACCTGCAACAAAAGCT
This genomic interval from Idiomarinaceae bacterium HL-53 contains the following:
- a CDS encoding threonine dehydratase, with the protein product MTGWQHAAGEDALNLETIYRAEQLITPYIHQTPVLTSKALDAKTGARLYFKCENLQHTGAFKFRGACHALLQLTKAERAAGVYTVSSGNHGAALACAGHLLGVAVEVAVPSNAPDVKKKHMARFGAKITEIEPGMAAREAFVANKCTKTDALFVPPYDHPAIIAGQATAALELIKSTPDLNSLIAPVGGGGLLSGTAMVGHSQEINVYGAEPESVNDAWESLQLGSIQPAKGVRSICDGLLTSLGKHTFPILQRYVKEILCISEQEIVDAMHLIWQELKVVVEPSSATVLAAVIKYPSQFHGHRIGLILSGGNVDVSKLPWPVELMERP
- a CDS encoding D-serine deaminase, pyridoxal phosphate-dependent — encoded protein: MKINWSTLTVPTVLVNRTRAKRNIANMKARAEGAEVQLRPHFKTHQSHIIGKWFGEPETTPIAVSSLSMALYFADHRWQDIHLAIPLNPREIPALSSLASRAQLTLTIEHEDALTVLDSLAHSVGVRVEVDTGYGRTGMHWQQHARIRKLLDALQAHSKVTDIGLMVHSGHSYQERGEAGIRVVHQESSHRLKELLDMMKWQGEPLVVSVGDTPTCSRMNHFPGATEIRPGNYVFYDLQQKLIGSCDWNDIALAVACPVIARYPEREEVVVHGGAVHFSKDAANLDGQLSFGQIMQSNADGWGGPVGGGYVKGLSQEHGKIHLPKTMIRDLKLGDLLVIVPAHSCLTMAAMGDFVVFD